A genome region from Musa acuminata AAA Group cultivar baxijiao chromosome BXJ3-5, Cavendish_Baxijiao_AAA, whole genome shotgun sequence includes the following:
- the LOC135637843 gene encoding NEDD8-activating enzyme E1 regulatory subunit AXR1-like: MTTVAAEMKKTKYDRQLRIWGEQGQTALESANICLLNCGPTGSEALKNLVLGGIGSITVVDGSKVEIHDLGNNFLLDEDKLGQPKAKCVCSFLLELNDAVKAKFMEEAPEDLIENNPSFFAEFTLVIATQLMETSLIKLDKICREANIMLVIARSYGLTGMVRISMKEHTIIESKPDHFLDDLRLHNPWPELIEFSKTIDLSVTDPVIHKHTPYVVILINLAEKWAKEHDGCLPSTRQEKRDFKDFIKAHMLNMDEENYKEALEASFKVSISRGISSDLLQIVNDSAAEVDSKSSDFWVLVAALKEFIENEGDGEPPLEGSIPDMTSSTECYVILQKIYQAKAESDCLAMEQRVKNILKRVGRDPDAISKAYVKNFCKNARKITICRYRHIEDEFTSPCLPELQKCLNDEDYSYAVGFYILLRAVDRFAANCNRLPGIFDSGLNEEISRLKLIAVGILSELGLNGPTLSEDLVTEMCRFGGAELHPVAAFIGGVASQEVIKLVTKQFVPLKGTFMFNGIDHKSQVLVL; this comes from the exons ATGACTACTGTCGCTGCCGAGATGAAGAAGACCAAGTACGATCGCCAGCTCAG GATCTGGGGAGAACAAGGGCAAACAGCATTGGAGAGTGCTAACATATGCTTGCTTAATTGTGGCCCTACTGGTTCTGAAGCTTTGAAGAATCTAGTTCTTGGTGGCATTGGGAGTATAACAGTTGTTGATGGGTCCAAAGTTGAAATACATGATCTtggaaataattttttat TGGATGAAGATAAGCTTGGACAACCAAAGGCAAAATGTGTATGCTCATTTCTGCTAGAGTTAAATGATGCTGTTAAAGCTAAGTTCATGGAGGAGGCTCCAGAAGATTTAATAGAGAATAATCCTTCTTTTTTTGCTGAATTTACCTTAGTGATAGCAACCCAG CTAATGGAAACTTCATTAATAAAGCTGGATAAGATCTGTAGGGAAGCAAATATCATGTTGGTCATTGCTCGGTCTTATGGTCTTACAGGAATGGTTAGAATAAGCATGAAG GAACACACCATAATTGAGTCAAAACCTGATCATTTTCTAGATGACCTCCGTCTTCACAATCCTTGGCCTGAGCTCATAGA GTTCTCAAAAACAATTGACTTAAGTGTGACAGATCCTGTTATACACAAACATACACCATATGTAGTTATTCTTATTAACCTTGCAGAAAAATGGGCCAAAGAACATGATGGATGCTTGCCATCTACTAGACAAGAAAAGAGAGATTTTAAG GACTTCATAAAAGCCCATATGCTTAATATGGACGAAGAAAACTATAAAGAAGCTCTTGAAGCCTCATTCAAGGTGTCAATTTCTCGAGGAATAA GTTCTGATCTGCTTCAAATCGTGAATGATAGTGCTGCTGAAGTTGATTCAAAATCCTCAGATTTCTGGGTTTTGGTTGCAGCTCTGAAG GAGTTTATTGAGAATGAAGGTGATGGAGAGCCACCTCTTGAGGGATCAATACCTGATATGACATCGTCAACTGA ATGCTATGTCATCCTGCAAAAAATCTATCAAGCTAAAGCTGAGTCCGATTGTCTTGCAATGGAGCAGCGAGTGAAGAACATTCTAAAGAGGGTTGGAAGAGATCCTGATGCTATTTCAAAGGCATATGTTAAGAACTTCTGTAAAAATGCTAGAAAAATCACT ATATGCAGGTATCGGCACATCGAGGATGAGTTTACATCTCCTTGTCTACCCGAGTTGCAGAAGTGCTTAAATGATGAGGACTATAG TTATGCTGTCGGCTTCTACATCTTACTTCGAGCTGTTGACCGGTTTGCTGCCAATTGTAATAGACTTCCTGGGATTTTTGATAG TGGACTAAATGAGGAGATTTCACGACTGAAGCTCATTGCAGTTGGTATCCTAAGCGAATTGGGATTAAATGGACCAACATTATCTGAGGATCTGGTCActgaaatgtgcagatttggagGGGCAGAGCTTCATCCGGTTGCTGCTTTCATAGGGGGAGTAGCTTCTCAAGAAGTAATTAAG CTTGTCACAAAACAATTTGTCCCATTAAAGGGGACGTTCATGTTCAATGGAATCGATCACAAGTCACAGGTGTTGGTCTTGTAG
- the LOC135638480 gene encoding patatin-like protein 3: MALAPPPMEPSADADKLSYEIFSILESKFLFGYDDPNLLSSSASSAAASAPRPAGRVRILSIDGCGRPSDALLAAVSLARLESSLRRRSCDPSVRVADFFDVAAGSGAGGVLAAMLFTRGPDGRPLYAADEALRFLLSQTGRSSSGHFAPARRGPLGWLFRRRPGAVLRRVFGDATLRDTVKPVLAPCYDLATGAPFLFSRADAVEADGYDFRIREVCAATCADPALGAAPVEMRSTDGRTWIAAVGGGVTMANPAAAAITHVLNNKREFPFAAGVEDLMVLSLGSTSGGSLGAEGRRRRQVPSAAELVRIAGDGVADMVDQAIAMAFGPNGISNYVRIQANGFGSGNYTPKSSNATKLLSSLEETLSQKNVESLLFRGKKMSDQSNGEKIEWFASEIAKEDERRKKSRIPVVVLKQVVSPRTSSTAASIVIDGDREKT, encoded by the exons ATGGCGTTAGCGCCGCCTCCGATGGAACCGAGCGCGGACGCCGACAAGCTAAGCTACGAGATCTTCTCCATCCTCGAGAGCAAGTTCCTCTTCGGCTACGACGACCCcaatctcctctcctcctccgcctcgtcGGCTGCCGCTTCCGCGCCCCGGCCCGCCGGGAGGGTCCGCATCCTCTCCATCGACGGCTGCGGCCGCCCCTCCGACGCCCTTCTCGCGGCCGTCTCCCTTGCCCGCCTCGAGTCCTCCCTCCGCCGCCGCTCCTGCGACCCCTCCGTCCGCGTCGCCGACTTCTTCGACGTCGCCGCCGGGTCCGGCGCGGGCGGCGTCCTCGCCGCCATGCTTTTCACCCGCGGGCCCGACGGCCGCCCCCTCTACGCGGCCGACGAGGCGCTGCGGTTCCTCCTGTCGCAGACCGGACGGTCGTCATCGGGGCATTTCGCCCCCGCGAGGCGGGGCCCGCTCGGGTGGCTGTTCCGGCGACGGCCTGGGGCGGTCCTCCGGCGGGTTTTCGGCGACGCGACCCTGCGGGACACGGTGAAGCCGGTACTGGCGCCGTGCTACGACCTGGCGACGGGGGCGCCGTTCCTCTTCTCGCGGGCGGACGCCGTGGAGGCGGACGGGTACGACTTCCGGATCCGGGAAGTGTGCGCCGCCACGTGCGCGGACCCGGCATTGGGTGCGGCGCCAGTGGAGATGAGGTCCACGGACGGACGGACGTGGATCGCCGCCGTCGGGGGCGGGGTGACGATGGCCAACCCGGCTGCCGCGGCCATCACGCACGTGCTCAACAACAAGCGGGAGTTCCCATTCGCCGCGGGGGTGGAGGACCTCATGGTGCTGTCCCTGGGAAGCACTAGCGGCGGCAGCCTGGGGgcagaggggaggaggaggaggcaggtgCCGTCGGCGGCAGAGCTCGTGAGGATCGCCGGGGATGGCGTCGCCGACATG GTGGATCAAGCGATTGCCATGGCATTTGGGCCTAACGGGATCAGTAATTACGTGCGGATTCAG GCTAATGGATTCGGATCGGGCAATTATACCCCCAAATCAAGCAACGCCACGAAATTGCTTAGTTCATTGGAGGAAACGTTGTCGCAGAAGAACGTGGAATCGTTGTTATTTAGGGGGAAGAAGATGTCGGATCAAAGCAACGGCGAGAAGATCGAGTGGTTCGCGAGCGAGATCGCCAAAGAGGACgagcggaggaagaagagtcggATTCCCGTGGTAGTGTTGAAGCAAGTCGTGTCACCGAGGACTTCCTCCACGGCGGCGTCCATCGTAATCGACGGAGATAGAGAAAAGACATGA